From a region of the Asterias amurensis chromosome 2, ASM3211899v1 genome:
- the LOC139934029 gene encoding uncharacterized protein, with the protein MAADSKAENRMNLAALQQCDQHITNIVQTASQVALYTFNADGNEWEKTDIEGSLFVYARSVSPYNGFMIMNRLSMNNLTEPVTKDLEFQLQDPFLLYKTAQSIYGLWFYDRTECQQVSRLMESLVYKAKKRAKGGGHRSRSVSESDAGPSTLGHQSAIGQSTQQVDIMQMLSRAQHEYNKTQQDEKIPDSSPKPKSPPRIASESPTVLRPVPVKPEDGTPDQNSKQTGMVSDQPTTNKVIGQMSRGPSMHPGFQRSVSMQGSLGYLSGNSIMSSGQAAQVPEMLQKLLSNAAGESQRVMPDHPLSNRQVHTVESLERRHDNQTTPKKSPETDSSQGSAGQGQRSRGQMMTVESLEQQHKGSSAKENDNKSQGYPIQNLLAQLSITQRTGQHETTEGSGSSMSSSSQGHSSFAGSQKLPSGGGDHGHYAAGPKPKAEDIVGQPNNPDMNQKLLTSTRSVIPTSQPSPLQFIQPSSIQPNLHVKPKGSREPVQFTGNQGVRSLQQIALGGVQFGQMRPNTSNQTTTNGVTTHTPVSPQRIPGSLLPPTLLTPQAFRKRASSETVVMASQQQLYPPVIQNVVVQSALSSNQQAGVHLANSVQHNPLLNRVEPAGRVNSGEILNKEQFKQAFVHLLQSDNSFLSSLHNAYLQTVHHPPT; encoded by the exons GTCTGTTTCACCTTACAATGGCTTCATGATCATGAATCGTCTGAGTATGAATAACCTGACGGAACCGGTCACTAAGGACCTGGAATTCCAACTGCAAGATCCGTTCTTGCTGTACAAGACGGCACAAT cCATCTATGGACTGTGGTTTTATGACAGAACCGAATGTCAACAGGTATCAAGACTCATGGAAAG CTTGGTTTATAAAGCTAAGAAGAGAGCTAAAGGCGGTGGGCATCGTAGTCGGAGTGTGTCGGAGAGTGATGCTGGCCCATCAACACTTGGACACCAGTCCGCAATTGGGCAGTCCACACAACAAGTGGACATTATGCAGATGTTGTCTAGAGCACAGCATGAGTATAACAAG aCTCAACAAGATGAAAAGATTCCGGACTCTTCCCCTAAACCCAAGAGTCCCCCACGTATAGCCTCGGAGTCCCCCACCGTCCTACGCCCGGTGCCCGTCAAACCAGAGGACGGTACCCCAGACCAGAACTCTAAACAGACGGGCATGGTGAGCGATCAACCCACAACCAACAAGGTCATAGGTCAAATGTCTCGTGGACCTAGCATGCATCCTGGGTTCCAACGCTCAGTCTCCATGCAAGGTAGTCTGGGATATTTAAGCGGCAACTCTATCATGAGCAGCGGCCAGGCGGCTCAGGTGCCAGAAATGTTGCAGAAGCTTCTGTCTAACGCAGCTGGGGAAAGCCAAAGAGTGATGCCGGATCACCCCCTTAGTAACAGACAGGTTCATACTGTAGAGAGTCTGGAGAGAAGACACGACAACCAAACGACCCccaagaagtctcccgaaactGACTCGAGTCAAGGGTCAGCTGGACAGGGTCAGAGGTCAAGGGGTCAGATGATGACCGTGGAGAGTTTGGAGCAGCAGCACAAAGGTTCTTCTGCAAAGGAGAACGATAATAAGAGCCAGGGGTACCCGATACAGAATCTGCTCGCACAGCTTAGTATCACGCAGCGAACTGGACAACATGAGACAACAGAGGGCAGTGGTTCCTCTATGTCCTCTAGCTCCCAGGGACATTCATCATTCGCTGGTAGTCAAAAACTTCCGTCAGGAGGGGGTGATCATGGACACTATGCCGCTGGACCAAAACCAAAAGCGGAGGACATTGTCGGGCAACCCAACAACCCCGATATGAACCAGAAACTCCTGACCTCGACGAGATCGGTAATACCGACGTCTCAACCGTCGCCGTTACAGTTTATACAACCCTCTTCCATTCAACCGAACTTGCATGTGAAGCCTAAAGGTAGCAGGGAACCAGTACAGTTCACTGGTAACCAAGGTGTAAGGTCTTTGCAGCAGATAGCTTTAGGAGGGGTGCAGTTTGGACAAATGAGACCTAATACATCGAACCAAACAACGACCAATGGTGTTACAACTCATACG CCTGTTTCTCCTCAGAGGATCCCTGGCTCACTTCTTCCTCCAACTCTTCTGACGCCACAAGCGTTCAGAAAGAGAGCTTCCAGTGAGACCGTAGTGATGGCCAGTCAACAGCAGCTTTACCCCCCTGTCATACAAAATGTGGTGGTCCAGTCTGCACTCTCGTCTAATCAGCAAGCAGGAGTTCATCTTGCTAATTCAGTTCAGCACAATCCACTATTGAACAGGGTGGAACCAGCAGGGAGGGTGAACTCTGGAGAGATACTGAACAAAGAGCAGTTCAAGCAGGCATTTGTACATTTATTACAG AGTGATAACAGTTTCCTAAGCAGCTTACACAACGCTTATCTCCAGACAGTTCATCATCCACCAACTTAG